Within Novosphingobium resinovorum, the genomic segment AACTCGTAGGCCCGCGCATCGAGGCGGAAGGCCCGCGCGAAGCCTGCATACGGGCAGCCCGCCATCTTTCCGACCTGCTAGACCGACTGGGAGCCTGACATGGCCTTTGGCGATGGACCCGACGATGTCCTATTGCGCATGGCATGGGAGCAATTCTGCGACCGCCTGAAAAGCGCTGGTCACAGTGCCTTCAAGGACGCTAATCCCGCCAATCCGCTCCAGCGCGCGGACGCCTTTCGCTTCCTGACGCAGAATCTGGGGCAGGCCTTCGACCTCGCGCTGGAGACGCGCGATACCGCGTTCCCGCAGATACACCCCTTCGTCACGCCGACACGCAAGCTGGGGGGCGACGTCGCCGACTTCACGTATCGGCAGGCCTGGATCGACGGAAACCGCACGTACCGCCTGACCGGCCGCAAGGGCACCGCGCGCTGGCTGAACATCACCGTGCAAGGCCCGCGCCCCGAGACCATCCCCGGCACCGACTGGCCCTCCCTGCACGAGCCCTTCGGCGACATTCCCGAGTGCAATATCCTCGGCACACAGATCGAGGCGGACGCGCGAGGCGATTTCGAACTCTTCGTCGGCGGTGAACCCCGGCCGGGCAACTGGCTCCCGACCACGCCGGGCAGCCGCAAGCTGTTCATCCGCGAAGCCTTCGACGGCTGGGACGAAACCCCCACCTCCCTGACCATCGAAGCACTGGACACCGCAGGCGCAAAGCCGCTGCCCACACCTGCGAAAATGATCGAGGCGATGGACTGGGCGGGTGCCTTCGTCACCGGCCTAATGCACGACTGGCCGGAGCATTCGTGGCTGACCTCGCGCGGCGTGTGCGACCCGCATGCGCTGGGCGCCTTCCCTCCCGACCGGACTGCCAACGATGCCTCCGACGCGAAGCGCGGGCGGATGGCGGCGCACATGGTCTGGCGGCTGGAACCGGACGAGGCGCTGATCGTCGAGATGGACGCGCACTCCGGCTTCTGGATCTTCGGCATGGGCGGCGCTTTCATGGGCTCGATGGACTTCCTGCACCGGCCGGTCAGCTACACCCCGGCGCGCACCCGCGTCGACGGCGACGGCGTGGTGCGGCTGGTGCTCGCCCATGACGATCCGGGCGTGCACAACTGGCTCGACACGCAGCGGTTCCGGGAGGGCAACCTGACCTATCGTAACCTGCTGACGCAGGACGCCGCAAGATTCCGGACCCGGCTCGTATCGAGGAACCGGCTGATCGAGCATCTCCCCGCCGACACCGCCCTGGTCGATCCGGCCGAGCGCGAGGTGATGCGCCTTGAACGCTACCGTGCGGTCAAGCGCCGCTATGGCATCTGACGAAGGTACAGCACGGAATCTCCCGAGCGCGCCACCGGCCGCCACCCGGCGAGCGGCAGTTCGGGCACGTGCCACACCACCCACAACCGGGGAATGCCGGCAGGCACCCGGTCGATCGCCGTGAGCAGCTGGTTGAACCCCTGGCAACTCTCGCCGACCAGCGCCCCGGTCTGCGCGTCGATGAAGGGACCGGCGACAGGGTTGTCGATGCTCATGAGCTGACCGCCCGGCATCGCCCACTGGTCGTTGGCAAAGGCATGGCGGCGCATCATCGCATAGCTGGCGACGTGGACATCGCGCACCCGCGCCTGCTGCCGGATGAAATTGACGCAAGGCAGCGCGATGAAGGTCAGCAGCTGCGAGCCGCGCGGGATTTGCTCGACCACGGCCTGCTCCTTGCGGATCTGCTCGTCCCAGGCGGCCATGCTCACCGTGTTGCCGACGAGGCGCAAGGCCACGAAGGCGATCCCGGCGACCACAAGCATCCGCTGCCTGCACGCACCAAGGTCGAGCGGCCGCG encodes:
- a CDS encoding DUF1214 domain-containing protein → MAFGDGPDDVLLRMAWEQFCDRLKSAGHSAFKDANPANPLQRADAFRFLTQNLGQAFDLALETRDTAFPQIHPFVTPTRKLGGDVADFTYRQAWIDGNRTYRLTGRKGTARWLNITVQGPRPETIPGTDWPSLHEPFGDIPECNILGTQIEADARGDFELFVGGEPRPGNWLPTTPGSRKLFIREAFDGWDETPTSLTIEALDTAGAKPLPTPAKMIEAMDWAGAFVTGLMHDWPEHSWLTSRGVCDPHALGAFPPDRTANDASDAKRGRMAAHMVWRLEPDEALIVEMDAHSGFWIFGMGGAFMGSMDFLHRPVSYTPARTRVDGDGVVRLVLAHDDPGVHNWLDTQRFREGNLTYRNLLTQDAARFRTRLVSRNRLIEHLPADTALVDPAEREVMRLERYRAVKRRYGI